A single window of Ictalurus punctatus breed USDA103 chromosome 27, Coco_2.0, whole genome shotgun sequence DNA harbors:
- the lrrc4cb gene encoding leucine-rich repeat-containing protein 4C, which yields MLNKMTSYHQHQMMRGPRWKGAWFDPLFLLLLALQLLAVAGLVRAQTCPSVCSCSNQFSKVICTRRGLREVPDGISTNTRYLNLQDNLIQVIKVDSFKHLRHLEILQLSKNHIRNIEIGAFNGLTSLNTLELFDNRLTTIPNGAFEYLSKLKELWLRNNPIESIPSYAFNRLPSLRRLDLGELKRLSYISDGAFEGLSNLRYLNMGMCNLKEVPNIRPLVRLDELEMSGNQLTVIQPGSFKGLIHLQKLWMMHSQIQTIERNSFDDLQSLSELNLAHNNLTFVPHDLFTPLRHLQRVHLHHNPWNCNCDILWLSWWLRETVPTNTSCCARCNSPASLKGRYIGELDQSYFQCYAPVIVEPPADLNVTEGIAVELKCRTNSLTSVSWLTPGGSIMTHGASQARVMVQNDGTLNFTRVTMHDTGNYTCMVSNMLGNISASAVLNVTSIDNSGFSYFTTVTVETIEPPTDGLSRTPEQSSFGWVASSTTRATPISTEKAYTIPVTDVDNEGALNGLEEVMKTTKIIIGCFVAITLMAAVMLIIFYKMRKQHHQQDHNGPTRTMEIISVDDELAGVPAMESHLPLPPLEHDHYNHYNSYKSAYNHASTLGSLHSSVHEPLLIQASSKDNVQETQI from the coding sequence ATGTTGAACAAGATGACCTCTTACCATCAGCACCAGATGATGAGAGGTCCTAGATGGAAAGGGGCTTGGTTTGACCCCTTGTTCCTCCTGCTCTTGGCTCTGCAGTTACTTGCAGTGGCAGGATTAGTAAGGGCCCAGACATGTCCCTCTGTGTGTTCCTGCAGCAACCAATTTAGCAAGGTCATATGCACACGCAGAGGACTCAGGGAAGTCCCTGATGGCATCTCCACCAACACACGTTACCTGAACCTTCAGGACAATCTTATCCAGGTCATCAAAGTGGACAGTTTCAAGCATCTACGGCATTTAGAAATCCTCCAACTTAGCAAAAATCATATCCGCAACATTGAGATTGGCGCCTTCAATGGGCTAACCAGCCTTAACACCCTGGAGCTCTTTGACAATCGCCTCACAACGATCCCAAATGGAGCTTTTGAATATCTCTCTAAACTCAAAGAACTATGGCTTAGGAATAATCCAATTGAGAGCATACCATCCTATGCTTTCAACCGATTACCATCCTTAAGGAGGCTGGACTTGGGGGAGCTCAAACGTCTCTCCTATATCTCAGATGGAGCATTTGAGGGCTTAAGCAACTTGCGCTACCTGAACATGGGAATGTGTAACCTCAAGGAGGTCCCCAACATTAGGCCCTTAGTTCGTTTGGATGAGCTTGAGATGTCAGGGAACCAGCTGACGGTGATCCAGCCTGGTTCGTTCAAGGGTCTTATCCACCTCCAGAAGCTGTGGATGATGCATTCCCAGATCCAAACAATTGAAAGGAACTCTTTTGATGACCTTCAGTCATTAAGTGAGCTGAACCTGGCTCATAATAACCTCACATTTGTGCCCCATGACCTTTTCACTCCTTTACGCCATTTGCAGAGAGTACACCTACACCACAATCCCTGGAATTGCAACTGTGACATCCTGTGGTTAAGCTGGTGGCTAAGGGAAACCGTACCAACTAACACCAGCTGCTGCGCTCGCTGTAACTCTCCTGCAAGCCTCAAGGGGCGCTACATTGGTGAGCTGGACCAGAGCTACTTTCAATGTTATGCACCTGTCATTGTTGAGCCTCCTGCAGATCTTAATGTTACTGAGGGAATAGCAGTGGAGCTCAAATGTCGGACAAATTCTCTGACCTCAGTCAGTTGGCTAACACCAGGTGGCTCCATTATGACACATGGGGCATCCCAGGCACGTGTCATGGTGCAAAATGATGGAACACTGAACTTCACCAGAGTTACAATGCATGACACGGGGAACTACACCTGCATGGTCAGCAACATGCTGGGAAACATTTCCGCTTCTGCAGTCCTCAACGTGACCTCTATAGACAACAGTGGTTTCAGTTACTTCACCACAGTCACTGTTGAGACTATTGAGCCCCCAACTGATGGGCTGAGTAGGACCCCTGAGCAATCTTCCTTTGGCTGGGTGGCATCATCAACTACAAGAGCGACCCCAATTTCCACAGAGAAAGCCTATACCATCCCTGTGACAGACGTAGACAATGAGGGAGCTCTCAATGGTTTGGAGGAGGTAATGAAGACCACCAAGATCATCATCGGCTGCTTCGTGGCCATCACACTCATGGCTGCCGTCATGCTCATCATATTCTACAAGATGAGAAAGCAGCACCACCAGCAAGATCACAATGGGCCAACTCGCACAATGGAGATCATCAGTGTAGATGACGAACTGGCAGGGGTTCCTGCGATGGAAAGCCACCTCCCTCTTCCTCCATTGGAGCACGACCACtacaaccactacaactcatACAAGAGTGCTTACAACCACGCCTCGACACTCGGCTCACTACATAGCTCTGTGCATGAACCTTTACTAATCCAAGCCAGCTCAAAAGATAACGTGCAAGAGACACAAATTTGA